A genomic stretch from Cloacibacterium caeni includes:
- a CDS encoding glycosyltransferase family 4 protein — protein MKHIVYTIGSLDNPGGVERVLVNKANFLVQKYKVTILVAQKNKSDFAYSISPSVNILVLDINKYDNGWTKIPILGFFYKIKKLKKIYQNIMNQIKPDIVINVERGFEDFILPKLNPHIPCIRESHSSLQASGLMDHYNKSIKGKFFTYLYNQQLKKFDKLVLLTEEDRKFRNYKNGDVVIPNVVSKFEIEPNYDLNAKEVISVGRLDQFKNFKDQILVWKNIIKTHPNWKLKIYGEGPEKKSLSNLIKTLELESHVFLMGRSNHIEKELKNSAFFLFTSMAEGFGMVLVEAMQMGLPVISYNCPCGPKDIITDNEDGFLVRLNDRDELQLKILELIEKPHLRKTMSSYAIEKSKRYNEGIIMPRWIELFDKIINKYG, from the coding sequence ATGAAACACATAGTTTATACCATAGGTTCTTTAGATAATCCTGGAGGTGTGGAAAGGGTTTTGGTTAATAAGGCTAATTTTTTGGTGCAAAAATATAAAGTAACTATACTTGTGGCGCAAAAAAACAAAAGTGATTTTGCTTATTCTATTTCGCCTTCGGTTAATATATTAGTTTTAGACATTAACAAATATGATAATGGATGGACAAAAATCCCAATATTGGGTTTCTTTTATAAAATCAAAAAACTAAAGAAGATTTATCAAAACATAATGAATCAGATAAAACCAGATATTGTAATTAATGTAGAAAGAGGTTTTGAAGATTTTATTTTGCCCAAACTTAATCCACATATCCCATGCATAAGGGAGTCTCATTCTTCTTTACAGGCATCTGGTTTGATGGATCATTATAATAAATCAATAAAGGGTAAATTTTTCACTTATTTATATAATCAGCAATTAAAAAAATTTGATAAGTTAGTACTATTAACAGAAGAGGACAGAAAATTCAGAAACTATAAAAATGGAGATGTAGTAATCCCTAATGTAGTTTCAAAATTTGAGATTGAGCCAAATTATGATTTAAATGCAAAAGAGGTCATTTCTGTAGGTAGGTTAGATCAATTTAAAAATTTTAAAGATCAGATTTTAGTTTGGAAAAATATAATTAAAACTCATCCTAATTGGAAACTGAAAATTTATGGAGAAGGCCCAGAGAAAAAAAGCCTTTCCAATTTGATAAAAACATTAGAATTAGAAAGTCATGTGTTTCTAATGGGTAGATCTAATCATATAGAAAAAGAACTGAAGAATAGTGCATTTTTTTTGTTTACATCAATGGCAGAGGGGTTTGGGATGGTGCTGGTAGAGGCAATGCAAATGGGATTACCGGTAATTTCTTATAATTGTCCTTGTGGCCCAAAAGATATCATTACAGATAACGAAGATGGTTTTTTAGTCAGGCTAAATGATAGAGATGAATTACAATTAAAAATTTTAGAACTTATAGAAAAACCTCATTTAAGAAAAACAATGTCAAGTTATGCAATTGAGAAGAGTAAACGATATAATGAAGGGATAATTATGCCAAGATGGATTGAATTGTTTGATAAAATAATTAATAAATATGGCTAA
- a CDS encoding glycosyltransferase family 2 protein, whose translation MAKISIITPVYNAEPYISNLIESVIQQSFDDWELILINDGSVDQSRIIMERYSFADKRIKLINQENQGPSVARNVGIENAHSEWITFIDADDKVSLNYLEELYDVAANVDLVCAGYYEQNIQNPKGIALHDFSDFLNQETIDSDIFIGEIFNGVTGVLWSKLFKNQVIKENSLRLDSRLKLSEDLLFVLQYAKKISKIKLVSSPIYYYNRLHENGLSSQYNLTYIENFKHLIERVLEEFPDDEKAKVNVILRKRYFNFLIKMMKQNPYNPMQLKKLYHLIKGEFLECKFKLNNEDALFFLLIKNSFFNLAFYYSILFAKIRKIKNA comes from the coding sequence ATGGCTAAAATATCTATCATAACACCTGTTTATAATGCAGAGCCATATATTTCCAATTTAATTGAATCTGTTATTCAACAATCTTTTGATGATTGGGAGCTTATCCTTATTAATGATGGATCTGTAGATCAATCCAGAATAATTATGGAAAGATATTCTTTTGCAGACAAGAGAATAAAATTGATTAATCAAGAAAATCAGGGCCCATCTGTCGCAAGAAATGTGGGGATAGAGAATGCTCACTCAGAATGGATAACGTTTATTGATGCAGACGATAAGGTAAGTTTAAATTACCTAGAAGAATTGTATGATGTTGCGGCTAATGTTGATTTGGTGTGTGCAGGTTATTATGAACAAAACATACAAAATCCTAAAGGAATAGCTCTCCATGATTTTTCGGATTTTTTAAATCAAGAGACCATAGATAGTGATATTTTTATCGGGGAAATTTTTAATGGTGTTACAGGGGTTTTGTGGTCAAAACTTTTTAAAAATCAGGTAATAAAAGAAAATAGTTTAAGATTGGATTCTAGGTTGAAACTATCTGAGGACTTATTATTTGTGTTGCAATATGCAAAAAAAATCAGCAAAATAAAATTAGTATCTTCTCCTATTTATTATTATAATAGATTACACGAAAACGGTTTGAGTAGTCAATATAATTTAACGTATATTGAAAACTTTAAACACTTAATTGAAAGGGTCTTAGAAGAGTTTCCAGATGATGAAAAAGCAAAGGTAAATGTTATTTTAAGAAAAAGATATTTTAATTTTTTAATTAAAATGATGAAACAGAATCCCTATAATCCCATGCAATTAAAAAAACTTTATCATTTAATAAAGGGAGAGTTTTTAGAATGTAAATTTAAATTGAATAATGAAGATGCATTGTTTTTTTTATTAATAAAAAACTCATTTTTTAATTTAGCTTTTTACTACAGTATACTATTCGCCAAAATAAGAAAAATTAAAAATGCGTAA